In Hydractinia symbiolongicarpus strain clone_291-10 chromosome 13, HSymV2.1, whole genome shotgun sequence, a single genomic region encodes these proteins:
- the LOC130623075 gene encoding uncharacterized protein LOC130623075 — MILVRIRCGLLLEDMAVRFNMSTSHISRILITWTDFLHSQFRMLPIWASKETVQNRMPKCFQKSYPNTRVILDCTEVFVEMPTSYRTQSSTFSNYKHHNTAKGLVGIAPDGSVTFVSDLYGGRFSDKRITKDSGIYDLLEPGDSVMADRGFELEEDLPDGVTLNIPPFLDGKPQLSLLEENETRRIASVRVHVERAIERIKNYRILQTVFKLSMAAELNKIWVICCYLVNFLPQLVPDVNTND; from the coding sequence aTGATACTGGTTCGAATTCGATGTGGACTTTTGTTAGAAGATATGGCTGTTCGATTTAATATGTCGACAAGTCACATAAgcagaatattgattacatggacagattttttacattcacaatTCCGTATGCTTCCAATATGGGCTTCAAAAGAAACAGTACAAAATAGAATgccgaaatgttttcaaaaaagttacccaaataCCCGTGTCATATTAGATTGTACAGAAGTATTTGTGGAAATGCCTACGTCATATCGCACACAGTCCAGTACCTTTTCAAATTACAAACACCATAATACAGCAAAAGGATTAGTCGGAATAGCTCCTGATGGATCAGTGACATTTGTCTCTGATTTGTATGGTGGACGCTTTTCGGATAAACGAATAACAAAAGATAGTGGTATATACGATTTGCTAGAGCCTGGGGATTCTGTGATGGCTGATAGAGGATTTGAGCTCGAGGAAGATTTACCTGATGGAGTAACATTAAATATTCCACCATTTTTAGATGGAAAACCTCAGCTAAGTTTATTAGAGGAAAACGAAACTAGAAGAATAGCATCTGTACGTGTACATGTCGAACGAGCAATCGAACGTATAAAAAATTACCGAATTTTACAAACAGTTTTCAAACTATCAATGGCTGCTGAACTCAATAAGATATGggttatttgttgttatttagttaattttttaccacagttGGTACCAGATGTAAATACGAAtgactaa